TCACGCTCTGAATGACTTTGTGATCGAAAGAGGCTCAATGAGCCAATTGATCAACACAGCGATTTATTCAGAAAAGTTTTTAGTGAGTGAAGTTAAAGCCGACGGTTTTATCGTGGCAAGTCCTTCGGGATCAACAGCGTACAACCTGGCTGCGGGGGGACCGATTCTTCACCCTGAGTCTCCGGTGTTTGTCGTAACACCTGTGGCGCCGCACAGTTTGACGTCTCGTCCTTTGATCTTCCCTGATGACCGCGAACTTTCGTTTAAGCTTGATGGAAAAACGCAAAAAGCGCATTTCATCATGGATGGACAAAAGGTTACAGAACTTACAGCAGATGACGAAGTGATTTTGACGCGTTCTTGCTACGATCATTGGATGGTGCGCGAGGCAAATCACAATTACTTCCATCTTCTTCGTGAGAAACTTAAATTTGGGGATCGAAATTAATTTTGCGCTGCATTTCAAAAAGGTACGGCGTACCTTCTGAGGGGTTACTATGTTGCTTGAGCTTAAGGTTTCGAATTTTGCGATTATCGAAAACTTGCACATCACTTTCAAAGATGGTTTGAACATCTTGAGTGGTGAAACTGGTGCGGGAAAATCCGTTTTACTAAAAAGCTTGTCACTTTTAATGGGCGGTAAAGGTTCTAGCGATACGATTCGTACAGGCGCTTCTCAAGCGACGATTGAAGGTTCGTTTGATATCAGCCGCCGTCCTGACATTATGGAAAATCTTAAGGACATGGGCATTGAAGTGGATGAAGACACTTTGATCGTTCGTCGCGTTTTAAGTGCTGGAGACAAATCGAAAGTTTATCTTAACGGCAGCTTAAGCACCTTGAATAGCTTACGCGACATCGTGGCTCCTTTAGTAGAGTTAGCCGGTCACTCTGCACCGCTCATTGAAATGACGGGACAGCATGAAAACCGCAACTTGATGTCTAAAGCTTATCACTTGGATCTTTTGGATCAGTATTCAGGAACTTGGGATAAGCGTTTGTTGTTCACGGAAAAATACACGCGCTATTACGGTATCTTTGAAGAAATCAAAAAACTTGAAAGCGATGCCAAACAAAAAGCGCAGCGTTTGGATTTCTTGATTTATCAACGTGACGAGATTGCGAACTTGGATCTTTCTCCGGGGGAAGACCAAGAACTTGAAGTTGAAGTGAAGAAACTTAAAAACTCTTCGCGCATTGGTTCTTTCGTGGACCAAGCCGAGGCCGCTCTTTACACAGATGACGATTCCGCGATCAGCCGTTTGAACGCTGTTCTTAAAAAAGGTCTTGAGCTTTCCGGTGTTGATCCGCAAATCGCAGCAAAACTTGATAACTTAGAACAAGCCAAAGCTTTGATTGATGAAAGTGTTTACGAACTTCGTCAGTACGCTTCGAAAATTGATTCAGATCCGCAACGTCTTGAAGAAGCCGAAGGACGCCTAAGCGATCTTCGTAAGCTGCAAAAGAAATACGGCACAAGCGTTGATGATATTTTGAAGGCTTTGATGGAGATGGAAATTGAAATCTCCAATTTGCAAAATTCAGAAACGAAGATCGAATCTTTGAAAAAAGAAGCAGCGGTTATCTTAAAAGAACTTGAAGCTTTGGGTGCAGATCTTCACAAACGCCGCATGAAAGGCGCTGACCTTCTAGCAGACAGCGTGAATGCAGAGCTTGCTGAACTGAACATGAAAGGTGTTACTTTCCACGTGAACGTTGAGAAAATGACAGAGCTTTCTTCAACAGGCATTAGTGACGTTGAGTTCTTAAGCCAGACTTCTGCTAAAGACGTAAAACGTCCTTTGGCTAAGTTTGCTTCCGGTGGAGAGTTAAGCCGTATCTTGTTGTCATTAAAACGTGTTGTCGGTTCTACAAATCAACCTCGCACGTATCTTTTTGACGAAGTCGATACAGGAGTTTCTGGTGAAACGGCTGAAAAAGTCGGAAGAAAATTAAAGACCATTGCTAAAGGACAACAAGTGGTTTGCGTCACGCATCTCCCACAAGTCGCGGCTTTTGGTGACATTCACTTCTTTATTCAGAAATCTCCGCAAAAAGATTCTGTGTCGATGCTTGTGTCAGAACTCAAAACCAAAGATCGCGTGCAAGAGATTGCGCGTTTAATCAGCGGTGAGAAGATTTCTAAAACATCAGTTGCTCACGCAGAACAACTTTTGGCAGACGCCAAGGCGTAATCTTAAATTAATAAGTTGTAAGTACATGACCTCCTTGCTTCAGTCCTACCATGGGAAGATCACAAGGAGGTTTTTTTATGATTCTCGTTATGGGGGCTACTGGCCATGTTGGCTCTAAAATCGTCAGTCACCTTTTAGCCAACGGACAAAAAGTTCGAGTCAACGCCAGACACTTTCCCAACAAAGAAGCCTTCCGAGGAGCCGAGTTTGTTGAGGGTGACGCCAACAGCGTGGCTGTTTTATCAGATGCCATGCGAGGCTGTTCCGCGGTTTTTACAATGATTCCACCCAATGTCAGCGCTCCCGAAGCGCGCTACTTCCAAAACAAATTCGGCGAAGTTATTGCCGAGGCCATTGAGGAAGCTGGAGTTAAGAAAATCGTGAACCTCAGCAGCGTGGGCGCTGACCTTGAAAGCGGCACCGGACCCGTCTTAGGACTTCACGATCAAGAACAACGCTTGGATGAAGTTACAAAGGCCGATATCGTGCATTTACGTCCCGCGTACTTTATGGAAAATCTTCTTACCGGAATCCCCACGATTCTTTCTACGAATCGTTTTTACGGCACCATTCCCGGAGACATTCCTCTTCCTATGGTGGCAACAAGAGACATTGCTGCGCGGGCGGCGTTCTTATTGATGAACCCGGATTTTAAAACTCGCAATATTGAGTACCTTTTAGGGGAGCGCGATTTGACGTTTGATGAAGTTATTCGCGTTCTGGGACAGACCATCAGAAAACCTGAATTGGAATACGTCGAAGTTCCTCCGGCCGAAATGAGAAATTATTTTATCGGTGCGGGACTTTCGGAAGATTGGGCGGATGCTTATAATGAAATGTCCGAAGCCTTTACAAATGGAACCATCGCGGGAACTTTACAAAGAGATAAAATCAACACCACGGCAACTTCGATTGAAGAGTTCGCAAGAACAACGTTCTTGGAAGAATTCAATAAAGCCACCTCCCAACAAGATAAAACAGCCCGTCCCTCTTCATCGCGCGAAGCCCGTCCTTAACTCGACCTAAGTCGCGGTCCCTCTTTAGTGTCAGGGACCGCGATTCGTGTTAGCCTTTCTCCCATGAAAAGATTTATTTATGCTTTTTTATTTTTGGGAGTTTCTTGCATGCATAAGTTTCCACACGAGTATCCAAAGCCGCAAAAGAAAACAGTCACACTTAACAAACACGAAGACCTGCGCAAAGACGATTACTTCTGGTTGCGCGAAAGAGAAAATCCTCAAGTTATTGATTATCTAAACAAAGAAAATGCTTACACGGCCGAAGTGATGAAACCGGTTCAGTCTTTAGAAGAAAAACTTTTCCAAGAACTCAAATCTCGCGTAAAGGAAGATGAATCCTCGGCTCCCGTTAAAGACGGTGATTATTACTATCAAGGTCGCTATGAAATCGGACAACAATATCCCCTCTTCACCCGTCGAAAAGGTTCTTTGCAAGGAACCGAAGAGATTCTGATCAATGTTCCTGAACTTGCGAAAGGTCACAGCTTTTACCAGTCCACGGGTCCTGTGGTAAGTCCAAATCAACAGCTGATGGCTTTCTCTGTCGATACGGTCGGTCGCCGTTTCTTTACGATATATTTTAAAGATTTAAAAACCGGCAAGATGCTTCCGAATAAAATTGAAAATGTTCGTCCGAATGTTGTGTGGGCCAATGACAGTGAAACTATTTTTTATTCTGAACAGCATCCAGAAACTTTGCGCTCAGAAAAGATTTATCGTTACAGCTTAAAAACGCACAAGAAAGATCTGGTCTATTATGAAAAGGACGACACGTTCTCCACTTATGTTTATAAATCTCTTTCAGAAAAATACATCTATATCGGTACGCAAAGCACACTGACGACCGAAGTGATGTATCTGGATGCCAACAAACCTTATGATACATTTAAGGTGTTTGCTCCCCGAGAAAGAGAACACGAGTATTCTGTGACGGACGGTGGCGACAAGTTCTATATCATTTCCAATAAAAATGCGAAGAACTACAAGTTGATGACAGCAGAAATCGGTCACACCCAAGTTAAGGACTGGAAAGAGCTGATTTCTCACCGCCCAGACACTTATTTGCAAGATGTCACAGTCTTTAAGAACTATCTCGTTCTTGAAGAAAGGAAAAACGGACTGACACAAATTCAGATCACAGATCGCCAAGGACAACATTCTTATTATATTCCGTTTGCTGATGAAAGTTATTTAGCTTCCATTGGCGACAACCGTGAGTACGATACAGAGTGGGTGCGCTTTGATTATGAATCTATGCGCCGACCACCTTCGGTTTACGATATCAATATGAAGACACATCAGCAGGAGCTTAAGAAAACCCACGAAGTTCCGAACTATGACGCCAACTTGTATCGCACTGAAAGAGTTTTCTTTACCGTTCGCGATGGCACGCAAGTTCCGGTGTCTTTAATTATGAAGAAAGATAAAAAGCTCGATGGAACGGCACCGATGTTGATTTATGGTTACGGTTCCTACGGTGCAAATATGGACCCTTGGTTTAGCAGTGACGTCTTCAGTTTGGTGGATCGTGGATTTATTTATGCAAAAGCGCACATTCGCGGGGGCTCGGAAATGGGTCGCGACTGGTATGACAACGGTCGCACTTTGAAAAAGAAAAATACGTTCTATGATTTCATCGACTGCACAGATGCTCTGGTGAAAGCGAAATACGCCGATCCCAAACGCGTTTACGCTATGGGTGGAAGTGCTGGCGGTCTTTTGATGGGTGCGATCATGAATATGCGTCCTGATCTTTACCACGGCATTGTGGCGCAAGTTCCGTTTGTTGATGTTATCACAACGATGCTTGATGAAAGTATTCCTCTCACGACTTCCGAATATGACGAATGGGGAAATCCGAACGACAAAACAGCTTATGACTATATCAAGTCTTACTCCCCTTACGACAACGTGAAGCCGCAAGCTTATCCGAATACTTTAGTGACGACAGGCTTGCATGATTCTCAAGTTCAATACTGGGAACCGGCGAAATGGGTTTCTAAGCTGCGTGAGAACAACAAAGGTGACTCTGTGATTTTATTAAAAACAGATATGGAATCAGGTCACGGCGGAGCTTCGGGAAGATTTGATCAGCTTAAAGATACAGCCACGGAATATGCGTTTATTTTGATGGTTAATGGCCAGTAGAATAAAAAAGGGTCGCAAGTCTAAGAACCTGCGACCCTAAAACTAATTTCGTCTTTTTTCCGCTATTCTTTTACGTCTTCAACAATAATCAAAGCGCTGAATGTATTAAACTTCACAGTTTCACCTGTGCGTGCGCTTGTCCAGAATTGTTGGTTCGCGTACTTCACTCGACCTTGTTCATCCAAAACTGGAGTTCCATCGATATTCACCATTGGAACTGTTGCGCCTTCTGTCGCTTGAACACGTTCAAACATCGCAGCCGCTGTTTCCTTATCTTGACGGATGCAACCGCCAGAAGCGCGGCTTCCCAAGTATTCTTTATACTTTGGATACACTTCGTGAAGAGCTAAGCCATTGTCGAGATCAAAGAAGATCGCAAATGGCATATCAGAATCCCACGAGCTTGATTTGTGATCTTTAGAAAGATACTTCGGCGTGTAGAATCCCGTTGGTGTTTGTGACCAATAAGATTTTGGAGGTGCTCCCGTACAAACTTTGTTTTTACGGCGCAGTTCTAAGTTCTCACGACCTGTAGAAACTTTCGTTTGATGAATCAAGAGACCGCTTTCATAAACGCGCATCGTTTGCGCCGTAGCTCCACGAGAAGCTTTGTTCACCACGATCACGTAGCGAAAGTCTTTCATCCAAGGTTTATCCGTGAAATCTTGTTCAGTGAAACGACCTGTGAAGTGTTCATCCAACTTCGCTGTAGTTTCTTTTTCAAATTGATAGACCTGTTGATATTCAGTCTCGTCATATTTGCAATCATTAAAGGCGTTTTTGACTTTACCCCAAAAAGAGGCAGAGGCTGTTTGGCTCATCACCAAAGTCAACGCCAGGGCACCATACTTCACTACGTTCATAAGAGCTCCCATATCGGTCATTAATATAAATAGACGAAATTCCTTGAGCAATTCTGTTGCCAAGTCCAAGCATGCTATTGGGAAAGCTAAGCGCTTTTTAGTTTAAAGAAATTCTTGAAAGAACCGGGAAGTGGCACTTCTGCTTAGAAGTTCGACAGAGACCAATCCTCCCCGGATGAGAGGAGGATTTGTGATTATTGCTGTTATGTTAACTTGCGTAGGACATAGTGAAGAATGCCGCCGTTTTTGTAGTACTCCAGTTCGACGGCGGTGTCGATGCGCGAGCGCACGACAGCTTCTTCTTTTTGGCCATTGGCTCTTGTGATCACGATTTTTAAATCTTGTTGTGGTTTCATTCCAGCTTCAATACCGGCAATACTGATTGTTTCAGTGCCATCCAAGTTTAAAGTTTTGCGATTGGTTCCCTCGTGGAATTGCAAAGGCAAGACGCCCATGCCGATCAAGTTGGAACGGTGAATACGCTCAAAGCTTTCTGCAATGACCGCTTTGACTCCCAAAAGGCGCGTGCCCTTGGCGGCCCAGTCACGAGACGACCCTGTTCCATATTCTTTACCCGCAACCACGACCAGAGGTGTGTTGGCTTGTTGATACTTCACAGAAGCATCGTAAATGGAAAGCACTTCTCCGGAAGGAATATGCTTCGTCATTCCACCTTCCACACCCTGAAGCATTTCATTCTTGATACGAATGTTCGCAAAAGTTCCGCGCACCATCACGTCATCATTTCCACGGCGAGATCCATACGAATTGAAATCTTTTGGTTCCACACCGTGAGCCATAAGATATTTTCCAGCGGGAGAATCTTTTTTAATACTTCCGGCAGGAGAAATATGGTCCGTCGTGATCGAGTCACCCAGGATGGCCAAAATTCTTCCGTCACGCACGTCATGCAGTTTCTCAGGCGTTTTAGTCATACCCTCAAAGTACGGAGGATTTTTGATGTAAGTGCTCTGCTCCCACGAATAAGTTTGTGAGGAAGTTGTTTGGATTTTTTTCCAATCTTCGGTACCCGCAAAGACATTGCCATAACGAGAATCAAACATTTTTGTTTCAACCGTTTTATTCACCAAGTCTTGGATTTCTTGATTGGTCGGCCAAATATCTTTCAAATACACAGGCTTTCCATGGGTATCATTTCCCAAGGCCTCTTTCGTGATATCAATTTCCATGCTTCCTGCGAGTGCGTGAGCCACCACAAGCATTGGCGAGGCCAGATAATTTGCTTTCACATGAGGATTAATACGACCTTCAAAGTTTCTATTTCCAGAAAGAACTGAAGCGACAACTAAATTTCCTTTTTCAACTGCATTTGCAATCGGCGTAGGAAGTGGTCCTGAGTTTCCGATACAAGTCGTGCAACCGTAGCCGACTAAATTAAAACCTAATTCATCAAGATATTTTTGCATTCCCGATTTTTCTAAATAATCAGTCACGACTTGCGATCCTGGAGCCAAGGAGGTTTTAACCCAAGGTTTCACTTGCAAACCTTTTTCAACGGCTTTCTTTGCCACGAGGCCCGCACCGATCATCACGGAAGGATTCGATGTGTTCGTGCAACTTGTAATCGCTGCGATCACCACGTCACCGTGACCTACAGAATAGCTAGAACCTTCAACAGCAATAGAAGAGTGATCTTTTGCTGTTTTATCTCGGCCGACTTGAAATCCTGCGACCAATTGATTTTTAAAATCCTCTTTGGCGTTGCTCAAAAGCACGCGGTCTTGCGGGCGCTTCGGTCCTGCCAAGGAAGGCTCTACGGTAGAAAGATCTAAATGAAGAGTGTCATTGAAGGCGAAATGCTTTTCATCTTCTTCAGAGCGCCATAGGCCCGTTGTTTTCGCGTAATTTTCAACAAGAGAAACCGTGTCGGCATCTCGGCCCGAAAGACGAAGATACTTAAGCGTTTCTTCATCTACCGGGAAGAATCCGCAAGTCGCGCCATATTCTGGC
This region of Bdellovibrio sp. BCCA genomic DNA includes:
- the acnA gene encoding aconitate hydratase AcnA; amino-acid sequence: MHIQSKDSFRTKEKLHVGNKNYSIFNLQKISHPNIKKLPISLKVLLENLLRHEDGLHVVKEDIDAILSLDKKSLSREISFFPARVLMQDFTGVPAVVDLAAMRDAMKALGGDPKKINPLVPVDLVIDHSVMVDSFATPKSFDENVKMEFERNHERYVFLKWGQSAFQNFKVVPPGTGICHQVNLEYLGKTVWHAKTDQGEMAFPDTLVGTDSHTTMINGLSVLGWGVGGIEAEAVMLGQPLSMLIPEVVGFRLEGKLREGATATDLVLVITQMLRKKGVVGKFVEFYGPGLGSMALADRATIANMAPEYGATCGFFPVDEETLKYLRLSGRDADTVSLVENYAKTTGLWRSEEDEKHFAFNDTLHLDLSTVEPSLAGPKRPQDRVLLSNAKEDFKNQLVAGFQVGRDKTAKDHSSIAVEGSSYSVGHGDVVIAAITSCTNTSNPSVMIGAGLVAKKAVEKGLQVKPWVKTSLAPGSQVVTDYLEKSGMQKYLDELGFNLVGYGCTTCIGNSGPLPTPIANAVEKGNLVVASVLSGNRNFEGRINPHVKANYLASPMLVVAHALAGSMEIDITKEALGNDTHGKPVYLKDIWPTNQEIQDLVNKTVETKMFDSRYGNVFAGTEDWKKIQTTSSQTYSWEQSTYIKNPPYFEGMTKTPEKLHDVRDGRILAILGDSITTDHISPAGSIKKDSPAGKYLMAHGVEPKDFNSYGSRRGNDDVMVRGTFANIRIKNEMLQGVEGGMTKHIPSGEVLSIYDASVKYQQANTPLVVVAGKEYGTGSSRDWAAKGTRLLGVKAVIAESFERIHRSNLIGMGVLPLQFHEGTNRKTLNLDGTETISIAGIEAGMKPQQDLKIVITRANGQKEEAVVRSRIDTAVELEYYKNGGILHYVLRKLT
- the recN gene encoding DNA repair protein RecN; amino-acid sequence: MLLELKVSNFAIIENLHITFKDGLNILSGETGAGKSVLLKSLSLLMGGKGSSDTIRTGASQATIEGSFDISRRPDIMENLKDMGIEVDEDTLIVRRVLSAGDKSKVYLNGSLSTLNSLRDIVAPLVELAGHSAPLIEMTGQHENRNLMSKAYHLDLLDQYSGTWDKRLLFTEKYTRYYGIFEEIKKLESDAKQKAQRLDFLIYQRDEIANLDLSPGEDQELEVEVKKLKNSSRIGSFVDQAEAALYTDDDSAISRLNAVLKKGLELSGVDPQIAAKLDNLEQAKALIDESVYELRQYASKIDSDPQRLEEAEGRLSDLRKLQKKYGTSVDDILKALMEMEIEISNLQNSETKIESLKKEAAVILKELEALGADLHKRRMKGADLLADSVNAELAELNMKGVTFHVNVEKMTELSSTGISDVEFLSQTSAKDVKRPLAKFASGGELSRILLSLKRVVGSTNQPRTYLFDEVDTGVSGETAEKVGRKLKTIAKGQQVVCVTHLPQVAAFGDIHFFIQKSPQKDSVSMLVSELKTKDRVQEIARLISGEKISKTSVAHAEQLLADAKA
- a CDS encoding S9 family peptidase translates to MHKFPHEYPKPQKKTVTLNKHEDLRKDDYFWLRERENPQVIDYLNKENAYTAEVMKPVQSLEEKLFQELKSRVKEDESSAPVKDGDYYYQGRYEIGQQYPLFTRRKGSLQGTEEILINVPELAKGHSFYQSTGPVVSPNQQLMAFSVDTVGRRFFTIYFKDLKTGKMLPNKIENVRPNVVWANDSETIFYSEQHPETLRSEKIYRYSLKTHKKDLVYYEKDDTFSTYVYKSLSEKYIYIGTQSTLTTEVMYLDANKPYDTFKVFAPREREHEYSVTDGGDKFYIISNKNAKNYKLMTAEIGHTQVKDWKELISHRPDTYLQDVTVFKNYLVLEERKNGLTQIQITDRQGQHSYYIPFADESYLASIGDNREYDTEWVRFDYESMRRPPSVYDINMKTHQQELKKTHEVPNYDANLYRTERVFFTVRDGTQVPVSLIMKKDKKLDGTAPMLIYGYGSYGANMDPWFSSDVFSLVDRGFIYAKAHIRGGSEMGRDWYDNGRTLKKKNTFYDFIDCTDALVKAKYADPKRVYAMGGSAGGLLMGAIMNMRPDLYHGIVAQVPFVDVITTMLDESIPLTTSEYDEWGNPNDKTAYDYIKSYSPYDNVKPQAYPNTLVTTGLHDSQVQYWEPAKWVSKLRENNKGDSVILLKTDMESGHGGASGRFDQLKDTATEYAFILMVNGQ
- a CDS encoding NmrA family NAD(P)-binding protein produces the protein MILVMGATGHVGSKIVSHLLANGQKVRVNARHFPNKEAFRGAEFVEGDANSVAVLSDAMRGCSAVFTMIPPNVSAPEARYFQNKFGEVIAEAIEEAGVKKIVNLSSVGADLESGTGPVLGLHDQEQRLDEVTKADIVHLRPAYFMENLLTGIPTILSTNRFYGTIPGDIPLPMVATRDIAARAAFLLMNPDFKTRNIEYLLGERDLTFDEVIRVLGQTIRKPELEYVEVPPAEMRNYFIGAGLSEDWADAYNEMSEAFTNGTIAGTLQRDKINTTATSIEEFARTTFLEEFNKATSQQDKTARPSSSREARP
- a CDS encoding NAD(+)/NADH kinase, giving the protein MAKDKLVLEEGSSIALVYRLETAQAVTMAKKVADYLKDHGFAVYTAPEQKVIPGTKAAKTKKQMDEIKLVIVLGGDGTYLRGVRLLEGRSVPLLGFNMGFLGFLTAHNAESVFDILEKTLAGKMVLRPRSMLFAKILRKGKVRGEYHALNDFVIERGSMSQLINTAIYSEKFLVSEVKADGFIVASPSGSTAYNLAAGGPILHPESPVFVVTPVAPHSLTSRPLIFPDDRELSFKLDGKTQKAHFIMDGQKVTELTADDEVILTRSCYDHWMVREANHNYFHLLREKLKFGDRN
- a CDS encoding L,D-transpeptidase; protein product: MNVVKYGALALTLVMSQTASASFWGKVKNAFNDCKYDETEYQQVYQFEKETTAKLDEHFTGRFTEQDFTDKPWMKDFRYVIVVNKASRGATAQTMRVYESGLLIHQTKVSTGRENLELRRKNKVCTGAPPKSYWSQTPTGFYTPKYLSKDHKSSSWDSDMPFAIFFDLDNGLALHEVYPKYKEYLGSRASGGCIRQDKETAAAMFERVQATEGATVPMVNIDGTPVLDEQGRVKYANQQFWTSARTGETVKFNTFSALIIVEDVKE